GCGTCTCCCTCCGGACCTTGATAGCGCCTTCACCGCCAAGCTGGTGGCTGTACCGCCGCAGAGTCTAAAACCGGCGGCGACGGATGTGCGCCGGATCTGCTGATATTGTGAGCGCCACGCACCCCCAACCATCCCGCCTAGCGAGCACACGCCATGACCGAAATCCGACCCGAGCTGTCCATCGTGCTGCCGGCTCGAAATGAGGCCGCCGCGCTTGAACGCCTGCTACCAACCCTGAAAGCCCAGCAACCGGCGGCGCAGATCATCGTCGTTAACGATGGCTCAAC
This genomic window from Immundisolibacter sp. contains:
- a CDS encoding glycosyltransferase, which translates into the protein MTEIRPELSIVLPARNEAAALERLLPTLKAQQPAAQIIVVNDGST